The following proteins are co-located in the Lagenorhynchus albirostris chromosome 2, mLagAlb1.1, whole genome shotgun sequence genome:
- the HTR1D gene encoding 5-hydroxytryptamine receptor 1D, with the protein MSPPNQSVEGLLQGAPNRSLNATETPGAWDAGTLQALKISLAVVLSIITLATVLSNAFVLTTIFLTRKLHTPANYLIGSLAMTDLLVSILVMPISIAYTTTHTWNFGQLLCDIWLSSDITCCTASILHLCVIALDRYWAITDALEYSKRRTAGRAVAMIAIVWAISICISIPPLFWRQAKAHEEMSDCLVNTSQISYTIYSTCGAFYFPSVLLIILCGRIYTAARNRILNPPPLYGKRFTTARLITGSAGSSLCSLNPSLHEGHSHSADSPLFFNHVKIKLADSVLERQRISAARERKATKTLGIILGAFIICWLPFFVASLVLPVCRDSCWIHPALSDFFTWLGYLNSLINPIIYNVFNEDFQQAFQKVIHFGKAS; encoded by the coding sequence ATGTCCCCACCAAACCAGTCAGTGGAAGGCCTTCTGCAGGGAGCTCCCAACAGATCCCTGAATGCCACAGAAACCCCAGGGGCTTGGGATGCAGGGACCCTCCAAGCCCTCAAGATTTCTCTTGCTGTGGTCCTTTCCATCATCACACTGGCCACAGTCCTTTCCAACGCCTTTGTGCTTACCACCATCTTCCTGACCAGGAAGCTCCACACCCCAGCCAACTATCTCATTGGCTCCCTGGCCATGACTGACCTCTTAGTTTCCATCTTGGTCATGCCCATCAGCATCGCATATACCACCACCCACACCTGGAACTTTGGCCAACTCCTGTGTGACATCTGGCTGTCTTCTGACATCACGTGCTGCACAGCCTCCATCCTGCATCTCTGTGTCATTGCTCTGGACAGGTACTGGGCCATCACTGATGCCTTGGAGTATAGTAAACGCCGGACAGCAGGCCGTGCGGTCGCCATGATTGCCATCGTCTGGGCCATCTCCATCTGCATCTCCATCCCACCGCTCTTTTGGCGGCAGGCCAAAGCTCATGAAGAGATGTCGGACTGCCTGGTGAACACTTCTCAGATCTCCTACACCATCTATTCCACCTGTGGGGCCTTCTACTTCCCGTCTGTGTTGCTCATCATCCTCTGTGGCCGTATCTACACGGCCGCCCGGAACCGCATCCTGAATCCGCCACCCCTCTACGGGAAGCGCTTTACCACAGCCCGTCTCATCACAGGCTCTGCGGGGTCCTCGCTCTGCTCGCTCAATCCCAGCCTTCACGAGGGGCACTCTCATTCCGCCGACTCCCCTCTCTTTTTTAACCACGTGAAGATCAAGCTTGCGGATAGTGTCCTGGAGCGCCAGAGGATTTCTGCTGCCCGAGAGAGGAAAGCCACTAAAACCCTGGGGATCATTCTGGGGGCCTTTATCATCTGCTGGCTGCCCTTCTTCGTTGCATCTCTGGTCCTCCCTGTCTGCCGGGACTCCTGCTGGATCCACCCAGCCCTTTCTGACTTTTTCACCTGGCTAGGCTATCTAAACTCCCTCATCAATCCAATAATCTATAATGTGTTTAACGAAGACTTTCAGCAAGCATTTCAGAAAGTCATCCATTTCGGGAAAGCCTCTTAG